In bacterium, the sequence CGTGGCCGCCGAGCATTTCGCCGGCGTCGGTCTTTTTGAAGCGGTCTGGGGCGGCGCCGCTTGGGGCCTGGGCGAGGAAGTCGAAGCCCTGCTCGAGGAGGTGGAATCCGGGCTCCTGGCCAAGGGCGGCCGGATCTTGGAGTTGAAGGAAAATTCCGACGAGGAAAAGGTCGCTCAGCTCCTGCATCGCGCGGCCCTCGACGAGCTGGGCGCCCGAATCGAAAAATCCGAAAGCCGCCTGCCGGCGGCTCACCGCCGCTTGATGGCCCGCCTCAAGGAGGGAGCTTGAGAAGCAACCTCAAAAAGATGATGGACTACTGCACCTTCTGCCCGAAGATGTGCCGCTTCAGCTGCCCCACCGCCGAGGCGACCCAAGTCGAGACCTTCACGCCCTGGGGCAAGATGGAGATCGGGCGCTGGCTGGTCGACAAGACGCTGCCCCTGAGCCAAGACTTGGCGGCCGCACTCTACCAGTGCACGAATTGCCTGCACTGCCAGCGCTACTGCGAGCACGACAACGACGTGCCCTCGGCTTTGGCCGAGGTCCGGCGCATCGCGGTGGAGAACTACGCCGCCCCGCCGGCGGTCTACGAAGTCGAGAGCCGTTTCGCCCAAGCCAACAATCCCTATGGCCGCGACCTCTATGCCGAGACCCGAAAGCATTGGCCGGAGTCGGTGCCCCAGAGCGGGGGCCAGGTGCTTTTCTTCCCCTCCTGCCATACCTTGCGCCATTTCCCGGAAAGGCTCGGGACCTATTTCGAAATCTTCCGCAAGCTTGACATCCACGGGGTCCAGCTCAGCGAGCCCGACCTGCAGTGCTGCGGCGCGCCGCTCGACGCCCTCGGCTTCGCCGGCGAGTTTCAAGAGGTCGCCGAAGTCCAGTACCACGCTTTGGGCGGCTTCCAATGGGTCGTCACCGACGGACCGGAGTGCGGCCACATTTTGAAGAAAAGGTATCCCGAGCTCTCGCTGCCCTTGGGCAAGCAGGCCCTCCATTTGATGGAATTCCTGGCGCCCTACTTCCTCAATTCGAATTACCGCAGCCGAGGCAAGGCCAAGGCCCGGATCGCCTATCACGATCCGCCTTATCTGAGCCGCTATCTCGGCTTGAGCGAGCTGCCGCGCCGCCTGCTCGGCGAGCTGACCGGCTTCGCCCCGCTGGAGCTTTCTTGGAGCGGCGAGGACACTTTGAGCGCCGGCACCGAGGGCGCCTATGCTTGGATCTTTCCGGAGGCGGCCGAGAAGATCGCCCGTCGAACGGTCGAGGAAGTCGAGAGCCGCGGCATCGGCAAGCTCCTCACCGCCGATGCCTTGGAGGAAGCCATGTTCAAGTCGCTGAAGCCGAGCTTCGAGGTCCAGGACTTCTTCGAATTCCTGAACGAGCAGCTTTTATCCGAATGATGAAAAATATTTGCTTCATCGTGAACCCAGCCTCGCGGAGCGGCAAGAGCGGCCGCTTGATCGAGAGTCTCCGTCATTATTTGGAGCAAAAGCTGCCCGATAGCGAGATGCTCTTCACCGAGGGTCCGAACCACGCCGTGGAGTTGACTCGCTGGGCGGTTGAGGAGGGCTATCGCCGGCTGGTCGCCGTCGGCGGCGACGGCACCTTGAACGAGGTTGCCAACGGAATTTTAGACCTCCCGGCCAAGCAGCAGCCGGCCCTCGGGGTCATCGCCACCGGCACCGGCGGCGATTTCGCCCGGCGCCTCCGCGAGCTCTACTCGTTCCCGAAAGACTTCTCTTGGCTCCACCGACTCCGCGAAACCACGATCGACGCCGGCGCGGTGGCGATGGAGGATCTCGAGGGCCGGCCCTCGAGCCGCCATTTTCTCAACGTCGCCGACGCCGGGATCTCCGGCGAGGTGGTCCGGCGGGTCAATGCCTCGCCCAAGCGCTTCGGGACCTTGGAATACTTGGTCGCCACCCTCCGCAGCGTGCGAAGCTTCGAGCCGCCGCGGGTCCTGGTCCGGACCGAGGACGCCAAGGGCCGGACTCGCCAAAGCGAAGTCGACCTGCTGCTGGCGGTGGTGGCCAACGGCCGCTACTTCGGCGGCGGGATGTGCATCGCGCCGCAGGCCGAGCTTGACGATGGCCGGCTTGATTTCCTCGTCGCCGACCGTCTGCCCTACACCTCGCTTTTGGCCCAGCTGCCCCGGGTTTACCGCCGGCTCCGCTTCGAGCATCCCAAAGTCCGCTACAGCGAGGGCCGGGCCTTGAGTTTGGAAGCCCAGACTGGTGAAATCCCCCTGGACCTGGATGGCGAGTTTTTCCGGGTCCGAAAAGCCGCCTTCCGGATCTTGCCGCGGGCATTAAGGGTTTTGGTTCCCGTACTGTCATCCTGAGGAGCGAAGCGACGAAGGATCTTAAACCACCCAAGGCAGTCGCAGGTCCTTCCCCCCAGTCTCTCTCGAACCTGACGGCGTTCGACTGGGGCCCCCGCTCAGGATGACGGTTGTTGCAGGATTGACACCCCGGTAACCCTGTGTATTAATGCGCCGGCCTTAAACAGGCCTAACTTATGGAGTTTTAAAGAATTATGTCCTTACGCCTCGCCCTCAACGGCTTCGGCCGAATCGGCCGCACCATCTTCCGTCTCGCCGTCAACGACCCCGATGTCCAGATCGTCAAGATCAATGACCTAGCCCCCACCCAGGACTTGGCCCATTTGCTGAAATTCGACTCGGTCCATGGCCGTTTCGAAGGCGAGGTCAAGACCTCGGAAAACCGGATCGAGGTGAACGGCAAGTCGATCGAATGCAGCAAGATTTCCGACGTCACCAAGCTCGACTGGAAGGGCGTGGACATCGTCCTCGAATGCACCGGCCGGCTCGATGGCAAGGCCGATTGC encodes:
- a CDS encoding diacylglycerol kinase family protein; its protein translation is MMKNICFIVNPASRSGKSGRLIESLRHYLEQKLPDSEMLFTEGPNHAVELTRWAVEEGYRRLVAVGGDGTLNEVANGILDLPAKQQPALGVIATGTGGDFARRLRELYSFPKDFSWLHRLRETTIDAGAVAMEDLEGRPSSRHFLNVADAGISGEVVRRVNASPKRFGTLEYLVATLRSVRSFEPPRVLVRTEDAKGRTRQSEVDLLLAVVANGRYFGGGMCIAPQAELDDGRLDFLVADRLPYTSLLAQLPRVYRRLRFEHPKVRYSEGRALSLEAQTGEIPLDLDGEFFRVRKAAFRILPRALRVLVPVLSS
- a CDS encoding (Fe-S)-binding protein; the encoded protein is MRSNLKKMMDYCTFCPKMCRFSCPTAEATQVETFTPWGKMEIGRWLVDKTLPLSQDLAAALYQCTNCLHCQRYCEHDNDVPSALAEVRRIAVENYAAPPAVYEVESRFAQANNPYGRDLYAETRKHWPESVPQSGGQVLFFPSCHTLRHFPERLGTYFEIFRKLDIHGVQLSEPDLQCCGAPLDALGFAGEFQEVAEVQYHALGGFQWVVTDGPECGHILKKRYPELSLPLGKQALHLMEFLAPYFLNSNYRSRGKAKARIAYHDPPYLSRYLGLSELPRRLLGELTGFAPLELSWSGEDTLSAGTEGAYAWIFPEAAEKIARRTVEEVESRGIGKLLTADALEEAMFKSLKPSFEVQDFFEFLNEQLLSE